The Malus sylvestris chromosome 8, drMalSylv7.2, whole genome shotgun sequence genomic interval GATCCTGGTTTTTGTAGCCGAGTGTTGGACTTCACAGTTGGGAGACTCGGTCATGGATCTGTCAAGTATCCTGGGAAGACTGATATTAGGTGTTTGAAGTTAGATAATATTGTCAAGTTCCACAGACATGAGGTAATCGTGTATGACGATGAAGCTGTCAAGCCTTTGGTTGGCCAAGGCCTTAACAAGCCTGCTGAAGTAACTTTGGTGCTACAAACAAGACCGTCAAATATTGACAAGAGACAGAAAGATAATATTGTGAAAAAGTTGAGGAACAGTGTGGAGGGACAAGGAGCTCGCTTTATTTCGTTTAATCCAGAAAGCGGGGAATGGAAATTCTTTGTCCACCATTTCAGCAGATTTGGGTTgaatgaagatgatgaagaagagaTCATGATGGAAGATACTGCTTCAGCCCAAGATCTTGTGGAAATGAACAATGGTGATATTTCTGATGTTGATGAAGAAAACCAAATAGATCCCACTGGAGTTGTGCTGTCACATTCTCTTCCTGCTCATCTTGGGCTTGACCCAGTAAAGATGAAAGAAATGAGAATGTTGATGTTTCATGATGAGGAAGCGGAGGCTGAGGATTTGAATCATATCCCTGCACATTATAATCCATCCTTTGCTTCTCAGAGGATGAGTCAGAGATCTACTCCACCAGCTGTGCGAAAAACCCCGCTGGCATTACTTGAGTACAAGCATGGTAGTTTTGATTCAAATTCTCCTGGAGCCATTCTAATGGCCCAGGAAAATAAGGCCATGCCCCTTAAGACATTGAAAGAAGGTTTTCAGCTTGATCTCAAGCATGAAACACCAGTAACCAGAAAACATTCTTGCAACATAGTTGATGCAGGTCTGTTTATGGGTAGGTCATTTCGAGTAGGATGGGGCCCAAACGGAATCCTTGTGCATGCTGGAACACCCGTAGGGAGTAACGGTTCTCCAAAGATGCTGTCATCCATAGTCAATATAGAGAAGGTTGCTATTGACAGTGTTGTTCGAGATGAAAACAACAAAGTTAGGGAGGAACTTGTTGACATGGCTATTGATTCTCCATTAGATCTTCACAAGAGAATATCTCATCAGACAAAGGAGATTGAACTTGGACCATTCAACCTGAGGTTTCAAAAGCTTGTCTCCAACCGCTTGATGCTTACACAGATTTGCAGGAGCTATGTAGATATTATTGAGAAGCAGCTGGAAGTTCCTGGCCTATCTTCATCTTCCCGTTTGGTTTTGACACACCAAATAATGATTTGGGAACTGATTAAAGTTCTCTTTTCTGATAGGGAAAATGGTGGAAGATCAAAATCCTTGGGTGCTGATAGTGAGGAAGAAATGGTGCAGGATGTGAAGGAGGCTTCTCAACAAGTCGACCTGGAAGCTTTACCTCTTATTCGGAGGGCAGAGTTTAGCTGTTGGTTGCAAGAGAATGTTTCCCATCGAGTACAAGAAAAGATAAGCTCCTTGAATGAGTCCAGCTATCTGGAATATATATTATTACTTTTGAGTGGGCGTCAGCTGGATGCTGCTGTGGAAATTGCTGCTTCTCAGGGAGATGTAAGATTGGCTTGTTTGTTGAGTCAGGCCGGTGGGT includes:
- the LOC126632509 gene encoding nuclear pore complex protein NUP96-like is translated as MGIDSGTPNSQVACQHKKRRVSRDAGISLSETFSRLEGSLTYLPTLEAADYYTHPSLKELAAREYADPGFCSRVLDFTVGRLGHGSVKYPGKTDIRCLKLDNIVKFHRHEVIVYDDEAVKPLVGQGLNKPAEVTLVLQTRPSNIDKRQKDNIVKKLRNSVEGQGARFISFNPESGEWKFFVHHFSRFGLNEDDEEEIMMEDTASAQDLVEMNNGDISDVDEENQIDPTGVVLSHSLPAHLGLDPVKMKEMRMLMFHDEEAEAEDLNHIPAHYNPSFASQRMSQRSTPPAVRKTPLALLEYKHGSFDSNSPGAILMAQENKAMPLKTLKEGFQLDLKHETPVTRKHSCNIVDAGLFMGRSFRVGWGPNGILVHAGTPVGSNGSPKMLSSIVNIEKVAIDSVVRDENNKVREELVDMAIDSPLDLHKRISHQTKEIELGPFNLRFQKLVSNRLMLTQICRSYVDIIEKQLEVPGLSSSSRLVLTHQIMIWELIKVLFSDRENGGRSKSLGADSEEEMVQDVKEASQQVDLEALPLIRRAEFSCWLQENVSHRVQEKISSLNESSYLEYILLLLSGRQLDAAVEIAASQGDVRLACLLSQAGGSIVNRTDVAQQLDRWRINGLDFNFIEKDRIRLYELLAGNIHGALHDVNIDWKRFLGLLMWYQLEPNTSLPKIFRTYQHLLDDCKAPYPVPVYIDEGLVEEAEDLNVVKRYDLSYYLMLLHASEESEVGFLKSMFSAFSSTHDPLDYHMIWHQRAVLESVGAISSKDLHVLDMGFVSQLLCLGQCHWAIYVVLHMPHCEDFPYLHSNLIREILFQYCESWSSQESQRQAIEDLGIPKAWLHEAMAVYFNYYGELAKALEHFLECANWQRAHAIFVTSVAHKLFLSVEHSEIWRLATYMEDHKSEIENWDLGAGIYISFYSIRSSLQEVNDTMNELDSLESRNSACREFLGQLNQSLAVWGVRLPIDVRVVYSKMADEICSLLLSDIGEGPTRDVQLSCFDTVFSAPIPEDKRSSHLQEAVSLFTCFLSEATT